A genomic window from Nomascus leucogenys isolate Asia chromosome 10, Asia_NLE_v1, whole genome shotgun sequence includes:
- the LOC100602027 gene encoding zinc finger and SCAN domain-containing protein 5A isoform X2 encodes MAANCTSSWRLGGPCNRPGSELPRSMASSETQLGNHDVDPEISHVNFRMFSCPKESDPVQALRKLTELCHLWLRPDLHTKEQILDMLVMEQFMISMPQELQVLVMMNGVQSCKDLEDLLRNNRRPKKWSVVTFHGKEYIVQDSDVEMAEAPASVRDDQRDVSSQRVSSVNHMLPGEGQARRELQTLPRVPALSRRQGEDFLLHKSIDTKGDPKSPRPKQTLEKDLKENREENPGLTSPEPQLPNSPNLLRAKEGKEPPEIASVENVDADTPAACVVEREASTHSGSRGDALNLRGPKRSKPDASSISQEEPQGEVTPVGNRESPGQAGMNSIHSPGPASPVSHPDGQEAKAPPPFACDVCEKRFTCNSKLVIHKRSHTGERLFQCNLCGKRFMQLISLQFHQRTHTGERPYTCDVCQKQFTQKSYLKCHKRSHTGEKPFECKDCKKVFTYRGSLKEHQRVHSGEKPYKCSKCPRAFSRLKLLRRHQKTHPEATSP; translated from the exons ATGGCTGCAAATTGCACATCCTCGTGGCGTCTAGGAGGACCCTGCAACCGCCCTGGGTCAGAGCTGCCACGGTCAATGGCATCCTCAGAAACTCAACTTGGAAATCACGACGTGGACCCTGAGATTTCTCACGTGAACTTCAGGATGTTCAGCTGCCCGAAGGAGTCGGACCCCGTCCAGGCTCTGAGGAAACTCACTGAGCTGTGCCATCTGTGGCTGAGGCCCGACCTCCACACCAAAGAGCAGATCCTGGACATGCTGGTGATGGAGCAGTTCATGATCTCCATGCCCCAGGAGCTCCAGGTCTTAGTCATGATGAACGGTGTGCAGAGCTGCAAAGACCTGGAGGACTTGCTACGAAATAACAGAAGACCCAAGAAATGG TCTGTGGTCACCTTCCACGGAAAGGAATACATTGTGCAGGACTCAGATGTCGAGATGGCTGAAGCCCCCGCCAGTGTCAGAGATGATCAGAGAGACGTGTCCAGCCAGCGGGTCTCCTCTGTGAACCACATGCTTCCGGGCGAAGGCCAGGCCCGCCGAGAGCTGCAGACCCTGCCCAGGGTCCCTGCACTGTCCAGGAGGCAG GGAGAGGACTTTCTGCTACACAAGAGTATTGACACGAAAGGTGACCCAAAGTCTCCGAGACCCAAGCAGACCTTGGAGAAGGATCTGAAGGAAAACAGGGAAGAGAACCCAGGACTGACATCCCCAGAGCCTCAGCTTCCAAACAGTCCCA ATCTGCTGAGAGCAAAAGAGGGGAAGGAACCCCCAGAAATAGCCTCTGTGGAAAATGTGGATGCTGACACACCTGCTGCCTGCGTTGTGGAGAGAGAAGCTTCGACTCACAGCGGGAGCAGAGGAGACGCTCTGAATCTGAGAGGTCCCAAAAGAAGCAAACCAGACGCCTCCTCCATTTCCCAAGAAGAGCCTCAAGGAGAAGTCACACCTGTGGGCAACAGAGAATCCCCGGGACAAGCTGGGATGAATTCAATTCATTCCCCAGGCCCTGCGAGCCCAGTCAGTCACCCGGATGGCCAAGAAGCCAAGGCACCGCCACCCTTTGCATGTGACGTGTGTGAGAAGAGGTTCACATGTAATTCCAAGTTAGTCATCCACAAGAGATCACACACAGGAGAGAGACTCTTTCAATGTAATCTCTGCGGGAAGCGCTTCATGCAGCTTATTAGCCTCCAGTTTCACCAGCGAACCCACACTGGCGAGAGGCCCTACACGTGTGACGTCTGCCAGAAACAGTTCACCCAGAAGTCCTACTTGAAGTGTCACAAGAGAAGCCACACAGGGGAGAAGCCCTTCGAATGTAAAGACTGCAAGAAAGTTTTCACCTACAGGGGGAGCCTGAAGGAGCACCAGCGCGTCCACTccggagagaaaccctacaaatgttcCAAGTGTCCGAGAGCCTTCAGTCGGCTGAAATTGTTAAGACGCCACCAGAAAACACATCCAGAAGCCACTTCTCCGTGA
- the LOC100602027 gene encoding zinc finger and SCAN domain-containing protein 5A isoform X1 produces MAANCTSSWRLGGPCNRPGSELPRSMASSETQLGNHDVDPEISHVNFRMFSCPKESDPVQALRKLTELCHLWLRPDLHTKEQILDMLVMEQFMISMPQELQVLVMMNGVQSCKDLEDLLRNNRRPKKWSVVTFHGKEYIVQDSDVEMAEAPASVRDDQRDVSSQRVSSVNHMLPGEGQARRELQTLPRVPALSRRQGEDFLLHKSIDTKGDPKSPRPKQTLEKDLKENREENPGLTSPEPQLPNSPTDLLRAKEGKEPPEIASVENVDADTPAACVVEREASTHSGSRGDALNLRGPKRSKPDASSISQEEPQGEVTPVGNRESPGQAGMNSIHSPGPASPVSHPDGQEAKAPPPFACDVCEKRFTCNSKLVIHKRSHTGERLFQCNLCGKRFMQLISLQFHQRTHTGERPYTCDVCQKQFTQKSYLKCHKRSHTGEKPFECKDCKKVFTYRGSLKEHQRVHSGEKPYKCSKCPRAFSRLKLLRRHQKTHPEATSP; encoded by the exons ATGGCTGCAAATTGCACATCCTCGTGGCGTCTAGGAGGACCCTGCAACCGCCCTGGGTCAGAGCTGCCACGGTCAATGGCATCCTCAGAAACTCAACTTGGAAATCACGACGTGGACCCTGAGATTTCTCACGTGAACTTCAGGATGTTCAGCTGCCCGAAGGAGTCGGACCCCGTCCAGGCTCTGAGGAAACTCACTGAGCTGTGCCATCTGTGGCTGAGGCCCGACCTCCACACCAAAGAGCAGATCCTGGACATGCTGGTGATGGAGCAGTTCATGATCTCCATGCCCCAGGAGCTCCAGGTCTTAGTCATGATGAACGGTGTGCAGAGCTGCAAAGACCTGGAGGACTTGCTACGAAATAACAGAAGACCCAAGAAATGG TCTGTGGTCACCTTCCACGGAAAGGAATACATTGTGCAGGACTCAGATGTCGAGATGGCTGAAGCCCCCGCCAGTGTCAGAGATGATCAGAGAGACGTGTCCAGCCAGCGGGTCTCCTCTGTGAACCACATGCTTCCGGGCGAAGGCCAGGCCCGCCGAGAGCTGCAGACCCTGCCCAGGGTCCCTGCACTGTCCAGGAGGCAG GGAGAGGACTTTCTGCTACACAAGAGTATTGACACGAAAGGTGACCCAAAGTCTCCGAGACCCAAGCAGACCTTGGAGAAGGATCTGAAGGAAAACAGGGAAGAGAACCCAGGACTGACATCCCCAGAGCCTCAGCTTCCAAACAGTCCCA CAGATCTGCTGAGAGCAAAAGAGGGGAAGGAACCCCCAGAAATAGCCTCTGTGGAAAATGTGGATGCTGACACACCTGCTGCCTGCGTTGTGGAGAGAGAAGCTTCGACTCACAGCGGGAGCAGAGGAGACGCTCTGAATCTGAGAGGTCCCAAAAGAAGCAAACCAGACGCCTCCTCCATTTCCCAAGAAGAGCCTCAAGGAGAAGTCACACCTGTGGGCAACAGAGAATCCCCGGGACAAGCTGGGATGAATTCAATTCATTCCCCAGGCCCTGCGAGCCCAGTCAGTCACCCGGATGGCCAAGAAGCCAAGGCACCGCCACCCTTTGCATGTGACGTGTGTGAGAAGAGGTTCACATGTAATTCCAAGTTAGTCATCCACAAGAGATCACACACAGGAGAGAGACTCTTTCAATGTAATCTCTGCGGGAAGCGCTTCATGCAGCTTATTAGCCTCCAGTTTCACCAGCGAACCCACACTGGCGAGAGGCCCTACACGTGTGACGTCTGCCAGAAACAGTTCACCCAGAAGTCCTACTTGAAGTGTCACAAGAGAAGCCACACAGGGGAGAAGCCCTTCGAATGTAAAGACTGCAAGAAAGTTTTCACCTACAGGGGGAGCCTGAAGGAGCACCAGCGCGTCCACTccggagagaaaccctacaaatgttcCAAGTGTCCGAGAGCCTTCAGTCGGCTGAAATTGTTAAGACGCCACCAGAAAACACATCCAGAAGCCACTTCTCCGTGA